One Nitrobacter hamburgensis X14 DNA window includes the following coding sequences:
- a CDS encoding efflux RND transporter permease subunit yields MIARLIAWSARNLLLVFFGTGFAAAAGIYALVHLPLDAIPDLSDTQVIVYTEYPGQAPQVIEDQVTYPLTTAMLTVPHSKVVRGFSFFGVSFVYVIFKDGTDIYWARSRVLESLNSAASRLPAGVTPTIGPDATGVGWVYQYAVMSKELNLSDTRAIQDWNLKFALAKAEGVAEVASVGGFVKQYNVILDPQRMRDLGITMQKMRDAIRASNADVGGRTVELSEFEYVIRGKGYLKDINDLGSIVLKTNNGTPVLLKDVARVELGPDERRGIAELNGEGEVTSGIVLQRFGGNALDVIRNVKKRFKEIASSLPKSVDIVPVYDRSNLIIAAIATLKHTLLEESAVVALVCIIFLLHVRSALVAILMLPVGVLMAFGAMKLLGLGSNIMSLGGIAIAIGAMVDAAIVMIENAHKHLERAEPGRSRVNILIDAASEVGPALFFSLLIITVSFMPIFTLESQEGRMFSPLAFTKTFSMAAAALLSVTLVPALMIVCVRGRIVPEHKNPINRFLIWIYRPVIRGVMRAKTLVILLALGVLAVSVWPARQLGTEFMPNLNEGTLLYMPTTLPGISVTKAGELLQTQDRIIRSFPEVASVFGKAGRASTATDPAPSEMFETIINLKPKEQWRPGVTIDSLTAEMDKALQFPGVSNAWTMPIKARIDMLSTGIRTPVGVKVIGIDLVEIDKLAKQIERVLKVVPGTSSAYAERTIGGYYLDITPDRAALARYGIMIQDVQDVIATALGGQTVTTTVEGRQRFTVNMRYPRALRSDPQSIANVLVPMPGGGAVPLGEVAKIAPTRGPTSIRTEDGQLASYIYVDIRDRDLGGYVADAQKAVQASIQFPPGYYVVWSGQYEYLERATARLKIVVPVTLLIIFLLLYLNFRSLTETMIVMLSLPFALVGGLWLMWALGFNLSVAVAVGFIALAGVAAETGVVMLIYLNQALAEIKARRLIEGRALMRTDLYDAVMEGAVERVRPKMMTVVAIMAGLLPIMWSTGTGSEIMQRIAVPMIGGMISSTLLTLIVIPAIFALVKGFRLPNGVNRSTTPTTPTMRAARRIPEPAE; encoded by the coding sequence ATGATCGCCCGCCTAATCGCCTGGTCGGCCCGCAACCTGCTGCTGGTGTTCTTCGGTACCGGTTTCGCCGCAGCCGCGGGAATCTATGCGCTGGTCCACTTGCCGCTCGACGCCATCCCCGATCTCTCCGATACCCAAGTCATCGTCTACACCGAATATCCGGGCCAGGCCCCGCAAGTGATCGAGGATCAGGTCACCTATCCGCTGACGACGGCGATGCTGACCGTTCCCCACTCCAAGGTCGTCCGCGGCTTCTCGTTCTTCGGCGTCTCCTTTGTCTACGTCATCTTCAAGGACGGCACCGACATCTACTGGGCGCGCTCGCGCGTTCTTGAATCCCTCAATAGCGCGGCATCACGGTTGCCGGCCGGGGTCACCCCTACGATCGGGCCGGACGCTACCGGCGTCGGCTGGGTCTACCAGTATGCGGTGATGTCGAAGGAATTGAACCTTTCCGACACCCGCGCTATCCAGGACTGGAATCTGAAGTTCGCGCTGGCAAAGGCTGAGGGCGTGGCCGAGGTCGCAAGCGTCGGCGGTTTCGTCAAGCAATACAACGTCATCCTCGATCCACAGCGCATGCGCGATCTCGGCATTACGATGCAGAAGATGCGCGACGCGATCCGCGCCAGCAACGCCGATGTCGGCGGCCGCACCGTAGAGCTGTCGGAGTTTGAATACGTTATTCGCGGCAAGGGCTATCTGAAAGACATCAACGATCTGGGCAGCATCGTTCTGAAGACCAACAACGGCACCCCGGTTCTGCTGAAGGATGTCGCCCGCGTCGAATTGGGTCCGGACGAGCGACGCGGCATCGCCGAATTGAACGGCGAGGGTGAAGTCACAAGCGGCATCGTGCTGCAGCGGTTCGGGGGCAATGCGCTCGACGTGATCCGGAACGTCAAAAAGCGATTCAAGGAAATCGCCAGCAGCCTGCCGAAATCAGTGGATATCGTGCCGGTTTATGACCGCTCGAATTTGATCATCGCAGCCATCGCGACCCTCAAACACACGCTGCTTGAGGAAAGCGCGGTGGTCGCGCTGGTGTGCATCATATTCCTGCTGCACGTCCGCAGCGCTCTGGTGGCGATCCTGATGCTGCCGGTCGGCGTGCTGATGGCGTTCGGTGCGATGAAACTGCTGGGGCTCGGCTCCAATATCATGAGCCTCGGCGGCATCGCGATCGCGATCGGCGCCATGGTCGACGCCGCGATCGTCATGATCGAAAACGCCCACAAGCACCTGGAGCGGGCCGAGCCCGGACGCTCGCGGGTCAATATCCTGATCGATGCGGCCTCTGAGGTCGGTCCGGCGCTGTTCTTCAGCCTGCTGATCATCACGGTGTCGTTTATGCCGATCTTCACTCTGGAATCGCAGGAGGGACGAATGTTCAGTCCCCTGGCGTTCACCAAGACGTTCTCCATGGCGGCGGCAGCGCTGTTGTCCGTGACTCTTGTTCCGGCCTTGATGATCGTCTGCGTCCGCGGCCGCATCGTCCCGGAGCACAAGAACCCGATCAACCGCTTCCTGATCTGGATCTATCGCCCGGTGATCAGGGGCGTGATGCGCGCCAAGACGCTGGTGATCCTGCTCGCGCTTGGCGTGCTGGCGGTCTCCGTCTGGCCGGCGCGCCAGCTTGGCACCGAATTTATGCCCAACCTGAACGAGGGCACGCTGCTTTACATGCCGACGACGCTGCCGGGCATTTCGGTGACCAAAGCAGGCGAACTGCTGCAAACCCAGGACAGGATCATCCGGTCGTTTCCGGAGGTCGCATCAGTGTTCGGCAAGGCCGGACGTGCGTCGACCGCCACCGATCCGGCGCCGTCAGAAATGTTCGAAACCATCATCAATCTCAAGCCGAAGGAGCAATGGCGCCCGGGCGTGACGATCGACAGTCTGACCGCCGAGATGGACAAGGCGCTGCAATTCCCCGGCGTCTCCAACGCCTGGACCATGCCGATCAAGGCGCGCATCGACATGCTGTCGACGGGTATCCGAACCCCGGTCGGGGTAAAGGTGATCGGCATCGATCTAGTCGAGATCGACAAGCTCGCCAAGCAGATCGAACGGGTCTTGAAGGTCGTGCCCGGAACATCGTCGGCCTACGCCGAGCGCACGATCGGCGGATACTATCTGGACATCACGCCGGATCGTGCGGCATTGGCGCGCTACGGCATCATGATCCAGGACGTGCAGGACGTCATCGCGACGGCGCTGGGCGGACAAACGGTCACGACAACGGTGGAAGGCCGCCAGCGCTTCACCGTCAACATGCGTTACCCGCGCGCGCTGCGCAGCGATCCGCAATCAATTGCCAACGTCCTGGTGCCGATGCCGGGTGGAGGTGCGGTGCCGCTCGGCGAAGTCGCCAAGATCGCGCCGACGCGCGGGCCGACGTCGATCCGTACCGAAGATGGACAACTGGCCAGTTACATCTATGTCGACATCCGCGATCGCGACCTCGGTGGTTACGTCGCCGACGCGCAGAAGGCGGTGCAGGCGAGCATCCAGTTTCCGCCGGGTTACTATGTGGTCTGGAGCGGTCAGTACGAATATCTCGAGCGCGCCACAGCGCGGCTCAAGATTGTGGTTCCGGTAACGCTGCTGATCATCTTCCTGCTGCTCTACCTCAACTTCCGTTCTTTGACGGAAACCATGATCGTGATGCTGTCGCTGCCGTTCGCGCTGGTCGGCGGGCTATGGCTGATGTGGGCGCTTGGCTTCAATTTGTCGGTCGCCGTCGCCGTCGGCTTCATCGCGCTGGCCGGCGTCGCCGCCGAGACCGGCGTGGTGATGTTGATCTACCTCAACCAGGCACTGGCCGAGATCAAAGCGCGAAGGTTGATCGAGGGCCGGGCCCTCATGCGCACTGACCTCTACGATGCCGTCATGGAGGGCGCGGTCGAACGCGTGCGGCCGAAGATGATGACGGTCGTCGCCATCATGGCCGGCCTGCTGCCGATCATGTGGAGCACCGGCACGGGCTCGGAAATCATGCAGCGAATCGCTGTGCCGATGATCGGCGGCATGATCTCCTCGACGCTGCTGACGCTGATCGTGATCCCGGCGATCTTCGCCCTCGTCAAAGGTTTTAGGCTGCCGAACGGCGTTAATCGATCTACAACGCCGACGACTCCGACGATGCGCGCGGCACGACGGATTCCAGAGCCGGCCGAATGA
- a CDS encoding class I SAM-dependent methyltransferase, producing MDEIDRQAHWENVYRTKREYEVSWFQENPAPSLELIARAGLSNEAEIIDIGGGASRLVDGLIDRRFRRITVLDLSAAALADAKTRLGRAGAGVEWVVADVTRWHPTRTYDLWHDRAAFHFLTDPTDREAYIACLKKAVGPSGHVVIGTFAPDGPERCSGLPIIRYDADALAAVVGAEFTLVDCRRHDHLTPGGNTQHFQFSVFQRN from the coding sequence ATCGACGAGATCGATCGGCAAGCCCACTGGGAAAACGTGTACCGCACCAAGCGAGAGTATGAAGTCAGCTGGTTTCAGGAGAACCCGGCGCCATCCCTGGAGCTTATTGCACGTGCCGGCTTGTCCAACGAAGCGGAGATCATCGACATCGGTGGCGGCGCCTCACGCCTGGTTGATGGTCTCATCGACCGCCGGTTTCGCCGCATCACTGTGCTCGATCTCTCGGCGGCCGCCCTTGCCGACGCGAAAACACGTCTTGGCCGCGCCGGCGCCGGGGTAGAATGGGTTGTCGCGGATGTTACGCGATGGCACCCGACGCGTACCTACGATCTCTGGCACGACCGGGCTGCGTTCCATTTCCTGACGGACCCGACTGATCGTGAGGCTTACATTGCGTGCCTCAAAAAGGCCGTCGGCCCAAGCGGGCATGTCGTCATCGGCACGTTTGCGCCGGACGGTCCGGAGCGGTGCAGCGGACTGCCGATCATACGCTATGACGCCGATGCTCTTGCCGCCGTGGTCGGGGCGGAATTTACATTGGTCGATTGTCGGCGGCACGATCATTTGACCCCGGGCGGCAATACGCAGCATTTTCAATTCAGCGTCTTCCAAAGAAATTGA
- a CDS encoding FixH family protein — MKTFTLTRAVQAALIAAMMGGASMAALADIKDYKFELVDQTVQAGPDKVITVRLLNTKTGKPVPDAVIFASRLDMTPDGMQEMVTKVEAVPAAEPGTYRFKATFGMAGRWQLSLGAKVQGETGTVENKFVITAQQ, encoded by the coding sequence ATGAAGACGTTTACTCTGACGCGCGCCGTCCAGGCGGCGCTGATCGCTGCCATGATGGGCGGCGCAAGCATGGCTGCTCTGGCCGACATCAAGGATTACAAGTTCGAACTCGTCGACCAGACCGTTCAGGCAGGTCCCGACAAGGTCATCACGGTCCGGCTCTTGAATACGAAGACCGGCAAGCCTGTGCCCGATGCCGTCATCTTCGCGAGCCGCCTGGATATGACTCCAGATGGCATGCAGGAGATGGTCACCAAGGTCGAGGCGGTACCGGCTGCCGAGCCTGGCACCTACAGGTTCAAGGCGACATTCGGCATGGCCGGCCGCTGGCAGCTTTCGCTCGGCGCCAAGGTCCAGGGCGAGACCGGCACCGTCGAGAACAAGTTCGTCATCACGGCGCAGCAATGA
- a CDS encoding efflux RND transporter periplasmic adaptor subunit: protein MNRAVVTSATVAALIAAAGGGFVAARSPWSVAGVTGMVAPAAAEGAPTPIYYQDPDGKPSYSLTPRKTPDGRDYRAVPASADVSFDNDAPEPTPTASVGGSKERRIKYYRNPMGLPDTSPKPKKDSMGMDYIPVYEGEDSDDGSVKLSPGKIQRTGVKSEPAARRVIRTIVCAPGTIALDERRISVIAMRSESFVLKVADVTTGSHVVKGQPLMEIYSPSVSSAAAEYLTTITSKTTSGNVQYGRGSRQRLMNLDVPDAAISAIEKSRTVPTSIEWSAPRDGIVLERNAIEGMRVQPGGVLFRIADHSVVWALIDVAERDLGAIAVGQPVTVKARSFPGREFTGKVDVIYPEINKETRTARVRVELKNADLILLHDMYVDAEINTGSPEAVLAIPESAVLDTGARQSVLIDKGQGRFEPREVKLDQRGNGYVEVRSGVADGEPVVVSANFLIDAESNLKAALKGFSETGAQP, encoded by the coding sequence ATGAACCGCGCCGTCGTCACCAGCGCCACCGTCGCCGCATTGATCGCGGCGGCGGGAGGCGGGTTCGTCGCGGCGCGTTCGCCGTGGTCCGTGGCAGGCGTCACCGGCATGGTCGCTCCCGCTGCGGCGGAGGGCGCTCCCACGCCGATCTACTATCAGGATCCCGACGGCAAACCTTCGTACTCGCTGACGCCGAGGAAGACTCCTGACGGCCGCGACTATCGCGCCGTCCCGGCGAGCGCCGACGTCAGTTTCGACAACGACGCTCCGGAGCCGACGCCCACGGCGTCGGTCGGCGGCTCCAAAGAGCGACGCATCAAATACTACCGCAACCCGATGGGGCTCCCCGACACGTCGCCCAAACCGAAGAAGGATTCGATGGGGATGGACTACATCCCGGTCTATGAGGGCGAGGATTCCGACGACGGGTCGGTCAAGTTGTCTCCGGGCAAGATCCAGCGCACCGGCGTGAAGTCGGAACCCGCAGCAAGGCGGGTGATTCGGACGATAGTCTGCGCTCCCGGCACCATCGCGCTCGACGAGCGGCGGATTTCCGTCATCGCGATGAGGTCCGAAAGCTTTGTCCTGAAGGTCGCCGACGTCACGACGGGATCGCACGTCGTCAAGGGCCAGCCGCTGATGGAGATCTATAGCCCGTCGGTTTCGTCCGCCGCCGCTGAGTACCTCACGACGATCACCTCGAAGACGACCAGCGGCAACGTCCAGTACGGTCGGGGATCGCGGCAGCGTCTGATGAACCTCGACGTTCCGGATGCCGCCATTTCAGCCATCGAGAAGAGCCGAACCGTACCGACATCGATCGAGTGGAGCGCACCGCGCGACGGCATCGTTCTCGAGCGCAACGCGATCGAGGGCATGCGTGTCCAGCCGGGCGGCGTCCTGTTCAGGATCGCCGACCACTCCGTCGTGTGGGCGCTGATCGACGTTGCCGAACGCGATCTCGGCGCCATCGCCGTCGGCCAGCCGGTCACAGTCAAAGCGCGGAGCTTTCCCGGGCGGGAGTTCACCGGAAAGGTCGACGTGATCTATCCAGAGATTAACAAGGAGACGCGGACGGCACGCGTCCGTGTAGAGCTAAAGAATGCCGACCTGATCCTGCTGCATGACATGTATGTCGATGCCGAGATCAATACCGGCAGCCCCGAGGCGGTACTGGCGATTCCGGAGAGCGCCGTGCTCGACACCGGCGCCCGGCAATCGGTGCTTATCGACAAGGGACAAGGCCGTTTCGAGCCGCGCGAGGTCAAGCTCGATCAACGGGGCAACGGTTATGTCGAAGTCCGGTCGGGTGTCGCGGACGGGGAGCCGGTTGTCGTTTCCGCGAACTTCTTGATCGATGCGGAGAGCAATCTCAAGGCGGCGCTGAAGGGATTCTCTGAAACGGGAGCTCAACCATGA
- a CDS encoding c-type cytochrome: protein MSKFGILVLLAIAFLSPALAEQGNAARGRKDFKACAPCHSLEPGRNMTGPSLADLWGRKAGGVLSFDRYSDALKASGIVWNDDTLDQWLTDPQNVVPGNEMPFDGIKDVGARADLLAFLKEATKPGAAPARTAQSQMKGMSGMMDGGGHDPNLKSLEPARQVKTITYCRDTYRVTTADGKMRAFWERNLRFMTDTSKDGPEKNAPAIMPAGMMGDRAAIIFAEPEEIGRFIEPHC, encoded by the coding sequence ATGAGCAAATTCGGAATCTTGGTGCTGCTCGCTATCGCATTTCTGTCGCCGGCTCTCGCCGAGCAGGGTAACGCTGCGCGTGGTCGGAAGGATTTCAAAGCTTGCGCGCCATGTCATTCTCTTGAACCCGGCCGCAATATGACGGGGCCCAGTTTGGCCGATCTCTGGGGGCGGAAAGCCGGTGGGGTATTGAGCTTCGACCGCTACTCCGACGCGCTGAAGGCGTCCGGGATTGTCTGGAATGATGACACGCTCGATCAATGGCTGACCGATCCGCAGAACGTGGTGCCGGGTAATGAGATGCCGTTCGACGGCATCAAGGATGTTGGCGCCCGCGCAGACCTGCTGGCGTTCCTCAAGGAGGCTACGAAGCCCGGAGCCGCACCCGCGCGGACCGCACAAAGCCAGATGAAGGGCATGAGCGGCATGATGGACGGCGGCGGCCATGACCCTAATCTGAAAAGCCTTGAGCCCGCCAGACAGGTCAAAACGATTACCTATTGCCGCGACACCTATCGCGTCACTACCGCCGACGGCAAGATGCGCGCGTTCTGGGAACGCAACCTCCGCTTCATGACGGACACAAGCAAGGATGGACCGGAGAAAAATGCGCCCGCGATTATGCCTGCGGGAATGATGGGTGATCGTGCCGCGATAATCTTTGCCGAACCGGAAGAGATCGGCAGGTTTATCGAGCCGCATTGCTAG
- a CDS encoding DUF6629 family protein produces MCFCEPVSFAAGGVLIVGGAFAGWKAFKINKRYFPVSQMPTLAGLQQLMEGHVWMGVNNSDQSMIWWAAMGFIFFSWVIWPVWVPFSIYFLEPPGSRRKLPLLGFALAGLVFGLILFVPHLFHPDWVNVRINRQSLAYEDTMFLDYLIPRWLTYLIYVFLLITPTMISTYLHIRLFGLTLIAITVVDYTFLSFAYISFFCFLAGLGTLHLIYIIVWNKCCRECPELFR; encoded by the coding sequence ATGTGCTTTTGCGAACCCGTGAGTTTTGCTGCCGGCGGCGTCCTGATTGTTGGCGGTGCGTTTGCAGGCTGGAAAGCCTTCAAGATAAACAAACGGTACTTTCCGGTTTCTCAAATGCCGACACTGGCCGGGCTTCAGCAATTGATGGAGGGCCATGTCTGGATGGGAGTGAACAACTCCGACCAATCCATGATCTGGTGGGCCGCCATGGGCTTTATCTTTTTCTCTTGGGTGATTTGGCCGGTCTGGGTCCCGTTCAGCATCTATTTTCTGGAACCTCCAGGCAGTCGGCGCAAATTGCCATTGCTGGGCTTTGCCTTGGCAGGGCTTGTTTTCGGCCTGATCCTCTTTGTCCCACATCTTTTCCATCCAGATTGGGTAAATGTCAGGATTAACCGACAGTCACTGGCTTATGAAGACACCATGTTTCTCGATTATCTGATCCCGCGCTGGCTGACCTATCTGATCTATGTTTTTCTGCTCATTACGCCGACCATGATCTCGACCTACCTGCACATACGCCTGTTTGGATTGACGCTTATTGCCATCACAGTTGTGGACTACACGTTTCTGAGTTTTGCCTACATATCATTCTTCTGTTTTTTGGCCGGTCTCGGCACCCTGCACCTGATTTACATCATCGTGTGGAACAAGTGTTGTCGCGAATGCCCGGAATTGTTCAGATAG
- a CDS encoding heavy metal translocating P-type ATPase — translation MTKITLEVGDLFSVLGAHGIERQVQRVAGVGHVSVNPVSGSTTVMFDPGKTSPAAIQEAIKDCGFHCAGEAVPKHICEKPAMRGSSSKAPTSQLKPADSETHQDHSGMAGMKPADTMAKPKAHGGDKSDAMAHEMGHGAGMDMQVMVRDMRNRFWIALAFSLPIFLFSPMGMDFIQIPPPFGLRLDLILFVLASAAILYPVWPFVVAAYRALRSGVANMAVLVVLSVGTGYLFSVGSTFFYGGQQFYEASAILLVFILLGHWLEMRARAGASEAIRALMDLAPPKATVLRDGKELEVATAEIISGDTVVIRPGNKIPVDGTVLEGTSQVDESMLTGESMPVAKKAGDAVIGATINKSGAFHYRATKVGADTALAQIVKLVQEAQNSKAPSQLLADRASQWLVLAAVAVGLLTFVVWYWWIGQTLLFALSLTITVFVIACPDALGLATPMAIMVGTGLGAMNGILFKNASALEDATKLNVVIFDKTGTLTMGHPEVVGLAIAVGATEEQLLSAAAAVEAGSDHPLAQAILRRAANVKAPKTTGFGNIEGKGAQAEINGKIVLLGNKLLMSENNIDLGELGAKSEELQGAGRTVVHLAVDRKLVGLIAIADAVRPTAVEAVKSLRARGVEVAMLTGDNQGTAERIAQSIGIDRVFANVLPGDKAGKVKELQSQGKKVGMVGDGVNDAPALTQADVGFAIGAGTDVAMESADIVLMKSDPFDVVGAIELSHATLRKMHQNLWWAVGYNVVAFPLAAGVLYPFLLSPTIAAIAMSGSSALVAANALMLKRTKLTGIRRQRPTASPETFTSVVATS, via the coding sequence ATGACCAAGATTACGCTCGAAGTCGGAGATCTGTTCTCGGTCCTCGGCGCACACGGGATCGAACGGCAGGTACAGCGTGTTGCAGGTGTCGGTCACGTATCGGTCAATCCGGTCTCCGGCTCGACGACCGTGATGTTTGACCCGGGGAAGACCAGCCCTGCCGCAATACAGGAAGCGATCAAGGATTGCGGCTTTCATTGTGCGGGCGAAGCCGTGCCGAAGCATATTTGCGAAAAGCCCGCGATGCGGGGTTCTAGTTCGAAGGCCCCGACCAGCCAGCTAAAGCCTGCGGATTCCGAAACGCATCAGGATCATTCGGGGATGGCCGGCATGAAGCCGGCCGACACGATGGCTAAACCCAAGGCGCATGGCGGGGACAAGAGCGATGCTATGGCCCATGAAATGGGCCACGGCGCTGGCATGGACATGCAGGTCATGGTCCGCGACATGCGCAACCGCTTCTGGATCGCGCTTGCCTTCAGCCTGCCGATCTTTCTCTTTTCTCCTATGGGCATGGACTTCATTCAAATTCCGCCACCATTCGGCCTGCGGCTGGATCTGATACTGTTCGTTTTAGCCAGCGCCGCCATCCTCTACCCGGTCTGGCCCTTCGTTGTTGCAGCCTACCGAGCGCTCCGCAGCGGTGTCGCCAATATGGCGGTGCTGGTCGTCCTCAGTGTCGGCACCGGGTACCTGTTCAGCGTCGGGTCCACGTTCTTTTACGGTGGCCAGCAGTTCTACGAAGCGTCTGCAATCCTGCTGGTCTTCATCCTTCTCGGACACTGGCTCGAAATGCGCGCAAGGGCAGGGGCATCTGAAGCCATCCGCGCACTCATGGATCTGGCGCCGCCCAAAGCAACGGTGCTGCGGGATGGCAAGGAACTGGAAGTGGCGACCGCCGAGATCATTTCGGGCGATACGGTCGTGATCAGGCCCGGGAATAAGATCCCGGTCGACGGGACCGTGCTGGAAGGCACATCCCAGGTCGATGAATCCATGCTCACGGGTGAATCGATGCCGGTGGCCAAAAAAGCCGGCGACGCGGTGATCGGCGCGACTATCAACAAGAGCGGTGCGTTTCACTATCGCGCGACCAAGGTCGGCGCTGACACGGCGCTCGCCCAAATCGTCAAGCTGGTCCAAGAAGCGCAGAACTCCAAGGCGCCGTCACAACTGCTTGCGGATCGTGCGTCGCAATGGTTGGTCCTGGCGGCGGTTGCGGTGGGCCTTCTTACGTTCGTCGTCTGGTATTGGTGGATCGGCCAGACGCTGCTGTTCGCGCTCAGCCTCACGATCACCGTCTTCGTGATCGCGTGCCCGGATGCCCTTGGGTTGGCGACCCCAATGGCGATCATGGTCGGAACCGGGCTCGGCGCCATGAACGGAATTTTGTTCAAGAATGCGTCGGCGCTGGAGGACGCGACCAAGTTGAACGTCGTCATCTTCGACAAGACCGGCACGCTGACGATGGGCCATCCCGAGGTGGTGGGTCTGGCGATAGCTGTTGGCGCCACCGAGGAACAGTTGCTATCTGCGGCCGCGGCGGTGGAAGCAGGATCGGACCATCCCTTGGCGCAGGCAATACTGCGCCGGGCCGCCAATGTGAAGGCGCCAAAGACGACCGGTTTCGGGAACATCGAGGGCAAGGGCGCGCAAGCCGAGATCAACGGGAAGATAGTCTTGCTCGGCAACAAGTTGTTGATGTCGGAGAATAACATTGATCTCGGCGAACTTGGCGCGAAATCCGAGGAGTTGCAGGGCGCTGGCCGGACCGTCGTCCACCTCGCAGTGGACCGCAAGCTCGTGGGTTTGATCGCCATCGCCGATGCGGTAAGGCCGACCGCGGTGGAAGCGGTCAAGTCGCTACGCGCGCGGGGTGTCGAGGTCGCAATGCTAACCGGAGACAATCAGGGCACGGCAGAGCGGATCGCGCAGAGTATCGGGATAGATAGAGTGTTCGCCAACGTGTTGCCTGGCGACAAGGCAGGCAAGGTCAAGGAGCTGCAATCGCAAGGTAAGAAAGTCGGCATGGTCGGCGACGGAGTGAATGACGCTCCGGCTCTGACACAGGCCGACGTCGGCTTCGCGATCGGAGCCGGTACGGATGTCGCAATGGAAAGCGCCGACATCGTCCTGATGAAAAGCGACCCATTCGACGTGGTCGGCGCCATCGAACTGTCCCATGCGACGCTCAGAAAAATGCATCAGAATCTTTGGTGGGCAGTCGGCTACAACGTCGTCGCCTTTCCTCTGGCCGCTGGTGTTCTCTATCCGTTTTTGCTCAGCCCAACCATCGCGGCCATTGCCATGTCCGGCAGCTCGGCGCTGGTCGCGGCCAATGCACTGATGCTGAAGCGGACCAAGCTGACGGGTATCCGTCGTCAGCGCCCCACTGCATCTCCTGAGACGTTCACCTCCGTCGTGGCGACGTCGTGA
- a CDS encoding sigma-70 family RNA polymerase sigma factor: MMSHETELKALMLASLDGDAVSHRALLDQLSRYLRAFYKRHLDRIGRGPEEAEDLVQEALLAIQLKRHTFDVETLLTPWVHAIARYKLIDYLRRNRALLAYLPIGDHHELAAADDQIAVESTHDIGQLLNRLPTKVRHAIESVKLEGRSVAETAVRYDMTESGVKISIHRGIKALAKLIGRETRA; the protein is encoded by the coding sequence ATGATGAGCCACGAGACCGAACTGAAGGCACTTATGCTTGCCAGCCTGGATGGCGACGCGGTCTCGCACCGCGCACTGCTTGATCAATTGAGCCGCTATCTGCGGGCGTTCTACAAACGCCATCTGGACCGCATCGGGCGAGGTCCCGAGGAGGCGGAGGATCTGGTGCAGGAAGCCCTGCTGGCAATCCAGCTCAAGCGTCACACGTTTGACGTCGAGACGCTGCTGACCCCGTGGGTACATGCGATCGCACGCTACAAGCTGATTGACTATCTCCGGCGCAATCGCGCGTTGCTGGCGTATTTGCCGATCGGGGATCACCACGAACTCGCGGCGGCCGACGATCAGATCGCCGTCGAGAGCACGCACGACATCGGGCAGTTGCTGAACCGTCTGCCAACGAAGGTCCGTCATGCGATTGAGAGCGTGAAGCTCGAGGGTCGAAGCGTCGCAGAAACAGCCGTCCGGTACGATATGACGGAATCGGGCGTTAAGATCAGCATCCATCGCGGCATCAAGGCTTTGGCGAAACTGATCGGCAGGGAGACCAGGGCATGA